Within Azoarcus sp. DD4, the genomic segment GCGAAAGGAATGGGAGGCGTACTGCCTCATCGGCGACGTGCTGCGCGGTGAATGCCACGGCGCGCCGGATTTCGTGACAAAGGTCATGTCCTCGCTGGAGGACGAGCCGGTGGTGCTGGCCCCGGCGGCCATCGAGACAGGCGGCCGCCGAACGCTGTGGCAGTCCCTCCTGCCCATCGCCGCGTCGGTGATGGGGGTTGCGGCCGTCGGCTGGGTTGCCAGCGCGCTCTACTCCGGAGAAGAAGCCGCGGCACCGGTGGTGAGCGTGCAGCGGATCGCCAACACGGCGATCGCCTCGGCGGCGAAGCCCGTGGCTCCAGTGGCGACCGCGGTGCCGGGCGGCCAGGCCGCCGCAGCTGTAGAGGATGCCCACCGCGAATACGTCTTCGCCCATCAGGCCATGACCGCCGGCGGACCGATTCCGGGCGCGGTGCAGTACGTCAGGACGGTGTCGGATACACGGCAGGACAGCCGCCCATGAGGCGAGTGCTTGCTGTGGTGGGCCTGTGCGCGGCGCTGGCGCAGGGGCAGGCATGGGGAGAAACGCCGACCGATCCGCTCGCTTGGCTCGGGCGAATCGCTTCCGCGAGCCAGCGGCTCAATTACGTTGGCACCTTCATCTACCAGTCGGGCAAACACGTCGAAACCTCCCGCATCGCGCACCGGGTGGATGCTTCCGGGGAATACGAAAGGCTGGAGGTGCTCGACGGCAGTCCGCGCGAAGTCATTCGCAACAGCGGCGAAGTGCGTTGCGTCCTGCCCGACCAGAAGACCGTGATCATCGATCAGCCCGGCGGTCGGCGGGCATTTCCTGCGCGGGTACCGGCATCGTTTTCCAACCTGGGCGAGAGCTACCGGATCCGCAAGGCCGACATCCATCGCATTGCCGGCCTCGAGGCGCAGGCCATCATCCTCGAACCGAAAGACGATCTGCGCTACGGCCATGCCTTGTGGGCCGAACTGCAGTCCGGCCTGCTGCTCAAGTCGCGCATGATCGACGAGCGCGGTGAGATCATCGAGCAGTTCATGTTCAGCGACGTGCGCATCGGCGGCAATGTCAGCCAGGAACTCCTCAAGCCGCGCTATGTGAGCACCGACGAGTGGCGGGTGGTGAACGCACGCGGTAGCGATGTGCCGAAGGCGGATACCGGCTGGGCCTTGCGTACGCCCTTGCCCGGCTACACGCTGCTTTCGGTCGTGAAACGACCGCTCGGGCGCGAGCGCGGCGAGGCGGTGCAGATGGTCTTCAGCGACGGACTGGCATCGATCTCGCTGTTCATCGAGCCGCATGGCAACGACGGCGTATCGGCCGCGCTGGGCGCGCAGAGCAGCGGTTCGATCAACATCTACAAGAGGGTGGTCGGCAATCACCTCATCACGGTGCTGGGTGAGGTGCCGCTGCGCGCGGTACAGCGCCTGGGCGATGGAATGGAGTTCGTCGGGCAGTGATCGAAGTGCCGGCCGAGGTCTTGCGGACAGAGGGCGGACTTGCCTGGGTGCGCGTTACGGAAGTGCAGGGTGGTTGCGGCCGTTGCGATGAACCGGGCGGTTGCCGGTCCGTCAGCCTGACCCGGGCGCTCGGGCCCCGTGCGCGCGAATTTGCCTTGCCGAATTCGATCGGAGCCCGGCCGGGTGACAGGGTGCGGGTGAGCATGGAAGACGGCGCACCCTTGCGGGCGGCACTGGCGAGTTATGGTCTGGCTGCCGTGCTGGTGCTTGCTGGCGCGTTTTTGGGCGGGGTGATCGCCGATGGCGTGGCAGTCGATGCGCATGTTGCGTCTGGTGTGGTGGCCGGTCTCGCGCTTGCCTTGGCCATGAACCGTGTGCTGGGTCGCAGCCAGCGTTGGCGTAGCGGATTGAAGCTGGAACTGGCGGGCACTCAGGCGTGCCGTCATGCAGGAGTAAAGCAGGGGTGATTTTGCGATTGTTGCGCTGGGTGGCCGGTTTGGCTTGCCTGCAGTTCATGGCAGGCAGCTTTGCAGCCAATACCGTGCCCCTTCCGGATTTCACCGCCCTGGTGGAGCGGCAGGGGACGGCGGTGGTGAATATCAGCACCTCTCAGGCCAAGGCCGCCACGTCGGCGTCGCCTGCGTTTCCCGGGCTGGATGAGAACGATCCGATGTTCGATTTCTTCCGGCGTTTCGTACCGCGGCACCCCAAGGCGCCGCACTTCGATCCCGAGAGTCGTTCTCTCGGTTCCGGCTTCATCGTTACGGCGGACGGTTACATTCTCACCAATGCGCACGTGGTCGAGGAGGCCGAAGAAATCCTGGTGAGACTGGCCGACAAGCGCGAGTTCGTCGCCACCGTGGTGGGTGCCGACATGCGCAGCGACGTGGCCTTGATCAAGATCGAGGCGAGCGGTCTGCCCAAGGTCACACTGGGCGATCCCGGGCGGCTGAAAGTGGGCGAATGGGTGGTTGCGATCGGCTCGCCCTTCGGTTTCGAGCAGACGGTCACGGCCGGTATCGTCAGCGCCAAGGGGCGCAGCCTGCCGGACGAAAACTTCGTTCCCTTCATCCAGACCGACGTGGCGATCAACCCGGGCAATTCGGGCGGGCCGCTGTTCAACCTCAAGGGCGAGGTCATCGGCATCAACTCGCAGATCTACAGCCAGACCGGTGGCTTCATGGGGCTGTCGTTCGCAATTCCCATCGACGTTGCCATGGATGTGCAGCGGCAGTTGCGTGCGTCTGGCCGGGTGCAGCGTGGCCGTATCGGCGTGGCGATCCAGGAAGTCTCGCGTGATCTGGCGGAGAGCTTCGGCTTGCCGCGACCGGCAGGTGCGCTCGTGAGCGCCGTGGAGGCGGATGGCCCGGCCGGCCGGGCCGGTGTGGAGCAGGGCGACGTCATCGTCCGCTTCGACGGCAGGGCAGTCGACGTATCCAGCGACCTGCCGCGCATCGTCGCGGCCAGCCGCCCCGGCAGCAAGGTGCCGATGCAGCTCTATCGCCAGGGCGCGGTTCGCGAGTTCATGGTTACCGTGGGCGAGTGGCGTGACGCCGAACCCGGCAAGGGCAAGGCGGCGACCGGCAAGCCGGCGTCGGTGAACAGCCTGGGTCTGGTGCTGTTGCAGCCCAGCGCGACGCAGCGTCGCGAGGGCGGTTTCGACCAGGGGCTGGTTGTCGACCGCGTCCAGGGCGCCGCCGCCCGGGCGGAGATTCGTCCGGGGGACGTCATCCTTGCGATGGTGGTCGCCGGCAAGCAGACCACGCTGCGCGCCGTCGACGAGTTCAATCGCCTGCTCGGGGCCTTGAAGCCCGGGCAGCAGGTCACGCTGCTGGTCAAGCGCGGCGAAGCGACGTCCTATGTCAGCCTGCGGGGCGACAAGTGACCGGGCGTGAGCTCACCGTGCTGAGTCGCGAGTGGTGTCATCTGTGCCACGACCTGATCGCGGCACTCGAACCGCTGCTGGCCGAACTGGGCTGGACCTGCAGGGTCGTGGATGTCGATCGGCATCCGGAACTCGAAGCACGTTGGGACGAACTGGTGCCGGTCGTGCTGCACGGCGACACCGAGCTTTGCCATTACCATCTCGACGCGGCCGCGGTTCGTGCCTACTGTCAGGGTTTTCCGCTAGAATCCGCGCCTTAGGCCGTCAAACCATTCCAATATCGGGTGCCGCAGGGCACCCTTTTTGTTGCCGCATGCACCACATCAGAAACTTCTCCATCATCGCCCACATCGATCACGGCAAGTCCACGCTTGCCGATCGCCTCATCCAGTTCTGCGGGGGTTTGTCCGACCGGGAGATGGAAGCCCAGGTGCTCGACTCGATGGATCTCGAGCGCGAGCGCGGGATCACGATCAAGGCCCAGACAGCGGCGCTGCACTATCGCGCCAAGGATGGTCAGGTCTATAACCTGAACCTGATCGACACGCCGGGCCACGTCGACTTTTCCTACGAAGTCAGCCGCTCGCTCTCCGCCTGCGAGGGCGCACTGCTGGTGGTGGATGCGTCGCAGGGCGTCGAGGCGCAGACGGTGGCGAACTGCTATACCGCGCTCGAACTCGATGTCGAGGTGGTGCCTGTCCTGAACAAGATCGACCTGCCGGCTGCCGACCCGGAGAATGCACGTACCGAGATCGAGGACGTGATCGGTGTGGACGCCTCGGAGGCGATCCTGTGCTCGGCCAAGACCGGTCTGGGCATCGAGGAGGTGCTCGAAGCGATCGTGGCGCGGGTGCCGGCGCCCAAGGGCGACGCCGGGGCGCCGCTGAAGGCGCTCATCATCGATTCCTGGTTCGACAACTACGTCGGCGTGGTGATGCTGGTGCGCGTGGTCGACGGCGTGCTCAAGCCCAAGGACCGCATCCTGCTGATGTCCACCGGCGCGCAGTATCCCTGTGACCAGGTCGGCGTGTTCACGCCGAAGTCGGTGGCGCGCGAACAGCTCAATGCGGGTGAGGTCGGTTTCGTCATCGCCGGCATCAAGGAGCTGGAGGCCGCCAAGGTCGGCGACACGATCACGCTCGCCACCAAGCCGGCTGCCGAGCCGCTGCCCGGTTTCAAGGAAATCAAGCCGCAGGTGTTCGCCGGCCTCTATCCGGTGGAGTCGTCCGAGTACGACCAGCTGCGTGATTCGCTGGAAAAGCTGCGCCTCAACGATGCAGCACTGCAGTTCGAGCCCGAAGTGTCGCAGGCGCTGGGCTTCGGCTTCCGCTGCGGCTTCCTCGGCCTGCTGCACATGGACATCGTGCAGGAGCGCCTCGAGCGCGAGTTCGACATGGATCTCATCACCACCGCGCCGACGGTGGTGTATGAAGTCGTGCTCAACAGCGGCGAGATCATCCACGTCGAGAACC encodes:
- a CDS encoding sigma-E factor negative regulatory protein; its protein translation is MKEKLSALLDGDLEEHSVRTTLEGLRRDGDLRKEWEAYCLIGDVLRGECHGAPDFVTKVMSSLEDEPVVLAPAAIETGGRRTLWQSLLPIAASVMGVAAVGWVASALYSGEEAAAPVVSVQRIANTAIASAAKPVAPVATAVPGGQAAAAVEDAHREYVFAHQAMTAGGPIPGAVQYVRTVSDTRQDSRP
- a CDS encoding MucB/RseB C-terminal domain-containing protein — translated: MRRVLAVVGLCAALAQGQAWGETPTDPLAWLGRIASASQRLNYVGTFIYQSGKHVETSRIAHRVDASGEYERLEVLDGSPREVIRNSGEVRCVLPDQKTVIIDQPGGRRAFPARVPASFSNLGESYRIRKADIHRIAGLEAQAIILEPKDDLRYGHALWAELQSGLLLKSRMIDERGEIIEQFMFSDVRIGGNVSQELLKPRYVSTDEWRVVNARGSDVPKADTGWALRTPLPGYTLLSVVKRPLGRERGEAVQMVFSDGLASISLFIEPHGNDGVSAALGAQSSGSINIYKRVVGNHLITVLGEVPLRAVQRLGDGMEFVGQ
- a CDS encoding SoxR reducing system RseC family protein; this translates as MIEVPAEVLRTEGGLAWVRVTEVQGGCGRCDEPGGCRSVSLTRALGPRAREFALPNSIGARPGDRVRVSMEDGAPLRAALASYGLAAVLVLAGAFLGGVIADGVAVDAHVASGVVAGLALALAMNRVLGRSQRWRSGLKLELAGTQACRHAGVKQG
- the lepA gene encoding translation elongation factor 4; the protein is MHHIRNFSIIAHIDHGKSTLADRLIQFCGGLSDREMEAQVLDSMDLERERGITIKAQTAALHYRAKDGQVYNLNLIDTPGHVDFSYEVSRSLSACEGALLVVDASQGVEAQTVANCYTALELDVEVVPVLNKIDLPAADPENARTEIEDVIGVDASEAILCSAKTGLGIEEVLEAIVARVPAPKGDAGAPLKALIIDSWFDNYVGVVMLVRVVDGVLKPKDRILLMSTGAQYPCDQVGVFTPKSVAREQLNAGEVGFVIAGIKELEAAKVGDTITLATKPAAEPLPGFKEIKPQVFAGLYPVESSEYDQLRDSLEKLRLNDAALQFEPEVSQALGFGFRCGFLGLLHMDIVQERLEREFDMDLITTAPTVVYEVVLNSGEIIHVENPSKLPEVGKYAEIREPIITATIFLPQDYVGPVITLCNQKRGAQIDMRYHGRQVQLIYELPMNEVVMDFFDKLKSVSRGYASLDYEFKEYRTADLVKLDLMVGGEKVDALSVIVHRASAQFRGRELAAKLRGLIPRQMFDVAVQAAIGSHIIARETIKALRKNVLAKCYGGDITRKKKLLEKQKEGKKRMKQVGNVEIPQEAFLAVLRTDEGK
- a CDS encoding glutaredoxin family protein; its protein translation is MTGRELTVLSREWCHLCHDLIAALEPLLAELGWTCRVVDVDRHPELEARWDELVPVVLHGDTELCHYHLDAAAVRAYCQGFPLESAP
- a CDS encoding Do family serine endopeptidase, producing MAGSFAANTVPLPDFTALVERQGTAVVNISTSQAKAATSASPAFPGLDENDPMFDFFRRFVPRHPKAPHFDPESRSLGSGFIVTADGYILTNAHVVEEAEEILVRLADKREFVATVVGADMRSDVALIKIEASGLPKVTLGDPGRLKVGEWVVAIGSPFGFEQTVTAGIVSAKGRSLPDENFVPFIQTDVAINPGNSGGPLFNLKGEVIGINSQIYSQTGGFMGLSFAIPIDVAMDVQRQLRASGRVQRGRIGVAIQEVSRDLAESFGLPRPAGALVSAVEADGPAGRAGVEQGDVIVRFDGRAVDVSSDLPRIVAASRPGSKVPMQLYRQGAVREFMVTVGEWRDAEPGKGKAATGKPASVNSLGLVLLQPSATQRREGGFDQGLVVDRVQGAAARAEIRPGDVILAMVVAGKQTTLRAVDEFNRLLGALKPGQQVTLLVKRGEATSYVSLRGDK